ATGCCGTCGCCGTTCGTCGTTCCCTCCGCCCAGCGCAGATCGGCCGGGATGTCGGACAGAAGGAGTTCCGGCAGGACCGAGACGTCGTCGACCTCGGCTTGGCGCTCGGCCAGCGCGGCGTCCGCGGCGCGGATCGCGTCCTGGGCGGCCGCATCCAGCTCGGCGACGCGGGCGTTGATCCGCGTCCGCTCCTCGGCGTCTTGGCGGCGGTTCCACTCGGCGTCCGGCTGGGTGACCATCAAGGCGCGGTGCGGGTTGTCCAGGAAGCGGGCACCCAGGCTGCGCGACAGCCAGCCCGGGCGAGGGCTCGGGCGCGCAGCGCCTCGAGCGCACGGTCCTGGTCCAGGTAGAGGAATGGGTCGAGGCCGAGCTGCCAAGCGTCCGTGGCGGACAGCGCGAGCTCGAGGCAGAACGGGAAGCGGTCCCCGCTGATCAGCCGGCGCTCGAGCTCCAGTTGATGGAGCGCGGCTTCGAGATCCGCCGTCGGGACGCCGTCAGCCACCAGGCGTTCGATCGTGTCCACGACGGCTTCTCGAACCGCGGGCCGTCGGCCGGGTCGAGGCCCTTGATGCCGACGCCGAACGTCCCATTCGCGCCGTAGGCCGAAGCACCGCTCGGCGCCATCGCCCGCCCGATGCCGCTCGACTCGACGGCGAGCCGGAGCGGCGCGCCGGCGTGGCCGAGAAGGAGCTGATCGATCAGCTCGAGCTCGAGGCTTTCGGTGAGGTCGCGCATGTCGCCCGTGACCCAGTTGACGGTGGCGATCGTGACGTCGCGGGCGTCCTGGCCGTCCTGGATGGGCACCGGGAACATGGCCGACGCCGGCTGGCCGTGCGGGCCCTCGGGCGCGGGCAGGACGATGGGCGCGCCGGGGCGGGCGGCCAGGTACGGAGCGAACTTGGCGTGCAGCTCGGCGACGTCGAGGTCACCGTACGTGGCGAAGCACGCGTTGGCGGCGTTGTAGTGCTCAGCGTGGAAGCGGACGAGGTCGTCGTAGTCCAGGGCGGGGATGTCGGCCGGCTCGCCGCCGGAGTTGTGGCGGTAGGGTGTGCTCGGCACGAGGATCTGGCCGGCGTGGCGGTAGAGCTGGGCATCGGCGTTGCCCATCGCACCCTTCATCTCGTTGTAGACGACGCCCTTGTACGCCCAGCCGTCGGGCGAATCGGGCTTCGCCTCCGGCCCATCCGCCGGCTCGAGCCGGAAGCCCTCCTGCGCGAAGTCCAACGGGTTGAGGGTGGGCTTGAAGACGGCATCGAGGTAGATGCTGAGCAGGTTGTCGAAGTCCTTCTTCACCTGCGAGCTGAACGGGTAGTACGTGCCGTCCGGGCCGGTCATGGCGTTCATGAACGTCTGAAGGCTGCGGCGAATCATCAAGAAGAAGGGATCCCGCACCGGGAACCGCTCGCTGCCGCACAGAACGAGGTGCTCGAGGATGTGCGGCAGGCCGGTCGAAGTCGCTCGGGATCGTCCGGAAGCTGACGCAGAACCCGCAGTGCGGGTCGGCGGCGCTCAGGTGGTAGTGGATGGCGCCGGTGGGGTGGTTCCAGGTCTGGAGGACGAGGTTGAGGTGGGGGACGGCTTTCGGCGACTGCAGGGTGAACCCGCTGGCGTCGGTGGCGCCGACCGCGATGGGAGGGGGCGGGACGGCGGGAGCGGGGACGGCGGGGGCCGGGGCGGTCGGCGTTGCGGCGGTCGGCGAGGGGGTCACGGGCGGGCTCCGTATGGGTGGGACGGGCCGGTGGGGCCGGCCCGGGCGTCGCGAGGAAGCGACCGCGGGGGCGGTCGCGGTCTTTGGTGGGCGGGGCGGTGGCGGGGAATCGTAGTGGAGGATGGGGTTGGGTTCAACAACGCTGGGGTGGGGGTGGGGTGTGACGGGGGGGGTCAGGAGGCGCTTCAGGATGTCGCGGTCTCGTCGGGGTCGTTGAAATCATCGTCGCTGAGTTTTGGCAGCGCGCTGAACGTCGCGGCCGACGAGCTGCGGTCCAGCCGCCGTCGCGAGATCGCCCGCCCGGTCGTCGTCCTCCTGTCCGACGGCAGCGCGGAC
The nucleotide sequence above comes from Candidatus Avedoeria danica. Encoded proteins:
- a CDS encoding insulinase family protein, with translation MNAMTGPDGTYYPFSSQVKKDFDNLLSIYLDAVFKPTLNPLDFAQEGFRLEPADGPEAKPDSPDGWAYKGVVYNEMKGAMGNADAQLYRHAGQILVPSTPYRHNSGGEPADIPALDYDDLVRFHAEHYNAANACFATYGDLDVAELHAKFAPYLAARPGAPIVLPAPEGPHGQPASAMFPVPIQDGQDARDVTIATVNWVTGDMRDLTESLELELIDQLLLGHAGAPLRLAVESSGIGRAMAPSGASAYGANGTFGVGIKGLDPADGPRFEKPSWTRSNAWWLTASRRRISKPRSINWSSSAG